The following is a genomic window from Salarias fasciatus chromosome 10, fSalaFa1.1, whole genome shotgun sequence.
tgttatgcagatgatacacaaatcTACTAATCTATGAGGCCAGATGACAtcgatcaacttgtcaaactagaagcttgtcttaaagacataaaaacctggatgagtgtGAATTTTCCTTTTCTAAATTCGGATAAAAAAGAAGTTTATCGCATTTGGTCCAAAACACCTGACAGAAAAATCATATAAACATGTATTGACTCTGGATGGTGTTACtttaacactgtgaggaacttGGAAGTGACTTTCGACcaggacttatcctttaactcccacatcaAACAGGTCTTTAatacctccttctttcacctgtgcAATATTTCTAATATTGGGAACATGTGggaaattaatccatgcatgTGTtgcctccagagtagactattGTAATTCCCTGTTATCAAGGGGCCCCAACAACTGTCTAAAAAGTCTTCAACTGGTTCAAagtgctgcagcaagagttctgaagagaaccagcaggagagatcatcTCAGCCCAATATAAACTTCtgttcactggcttcctgtttaaatatagaatagaatttaaaatccttcttttaatCTATAAAGCgctgaacaaccaggccccatcatatcttaaagagctgttagtcccatattGCCCTAGGAGGACACTTTGTTCTGAGAGTGCTGGTTTACTGGAGGGTTTCTAGGTTCTCTAAAagcagaacaggaggcagagctttcagctgtcaggctcctgtcatgtggaacaaGCTCCTAGTTTCAGTTAGGGAGGCCAACACAGTCTGTTCTTTCAAGGCCAGGCTTAAGAcctttttttgtcattcatatttttattgtgttcTCGAAATCATGGTAGATGGTTTGTTTAAAAAGTAGTAGAAATACTTTTTTGAAACCTTTGGTGAgcacttttttttatctcctaATAAACAGAGCTCTGGACAAGGTGGTATAGTTGAATCAATGCTGAGCTGATTCTGAGAATCAATCTGTCAGTCCTatcctttcctctctttctgtcccctcaccccaccTGGAagagcagaaagccgccacctccgagcctggttctgcaaaggtttctctgtttaaaaaggagtttttcctttccacagtcacaaGTGccaagaaatgactgtgttgtatttgtcaCTATATAAGTAAAGCTGAAACAAGTTGAATTTATTGTCCTTTATGGACGCATACATACCTGGATTTTGCAATCATAAATGATTCATCATGATTTTCTATATTGTTGCTCCCCAAATCTTTATTTTCAGATTAGATAAGAAGATAAGATTGCTTTTATTGATCTCGCAACAGCTCATGTACAGGATGTACAGTACATAAAATGTACTCCAGGAATAGAGTTAtgagtgaaggaaaaaaaaagaaacatctgtaTTTACactattcacacacacacacacacacacacacacacacacacacacacacacacacacaggtcaagtTAAATTTGATTGCTGGCCGCTGCAGAAATGAAGGACTTCCTCTTGGATAATTCAACAAATCTCACAAAACAAATAATGATACCCCACAAAGTGGAGATAAAGCATGAAAGTCACAGCCATTTTTCTTTCATGGGGTCAGCTAAAGTAAACAAATTTTAAAACAATGCACCAAAGGCAGTGAAAATATAtcattttttattatatattattattttgactttggcttgtatttttctctcctgtctTCGAATGGAATATTGTGACTAGTAAGTAACTGCAAAAGACTACATTTTCTAGTAATGACAAGTATAAAGAGGATTAAGTGATTTTAGTTGCCAATATATGTTTGGTTCTCTGGAttaagtgaaaaacaaaacatacaagTGAGTAATTGTATAGCATAACTCACTTCAAACAGATAAAGAATGACTTGAAAATATAGTGGTAACGGGCCATACTTACGAAACAAGCCATCACTGAGCAAGTACTGAGCTGATCTGGTCTCGTCTGCCCTCAGCTGGACACAAATGAAAACTTCATGTCTCTTtaaacaacacagttttttgattttgtgtgaTTTTACTTACCACTCacgttttgtattaaaaaaaacttataaaataaataaaataaaatgaaataaaaatccagGTGGTTTCCATCCAGGGTTGCCAGACACCGTGGCAGAAACAAGCTTGGGGGAGAGCCAAAACAAGCGAgtttcctttaaaaataaataaatgaaaagcatCGTAACCACCAAAGTTTCTTGtacttcagaaaataaaacgcgtgacatgtcttttttttttttttttttgcaattccTCTTTTCACCGTATAGACTTCTGATTTGTGCTCATTTCATGCTTTTTATGCATTCATCTTCCTTTTTCCTTCAGTTACAGGACTTCAAGAAATTCACTGAAATTCTAAACCCTCAGTAAATAGCAATATAAACTGACTTATATATGGTTTGCAGACATGTGTCATGAACATCGAAGAACAAAAGATCTCTTTCTAAAATACCACAACTTAGAAACTGAGGAAAATACTGAGAATTTGCAGCAAGAAAAGCAAGTCTTGCTTTGACAAGCAAACACTGATCCATGCTCATGTTTTCAGCCTAAAATCCGCCACATCCACTCACAGATGGGGAAATAAATGAACTGATTTAAACTGTCACTGATTGGATGTACTTGACGTCCATCAATAACAGCCGGTCAGGAGCAGGGCACTTGTTAGTAACGAGGAGGGACGGGACGGATTTAGCAAAAATATAGTATTGTATATGACGACATGAGCAAGCTCgctgaaaaaacagaaagaaaaaaaaaatacatgaaatcacAACTTTCGTCAACTTTAATGTTCACGCAGACAAAGATGACGAAACTCAAGATATGCTCGCTTGAATGACCTCAGGTTTGTCACTTAGACACACAGAACAAGGCACTGCTTCAAGTTATCGTTTTGTTCAACTGTAacgacagtaaaaaaaaaaaaactgaattcaatGGAGGagaattaaatataaataaaaactattaaataacaaaCGTGCCAAACTTAATTTATGGAGGTGAATCATCTTGAGCTTCTTGGCTCTTCGGCCCGCTCGTATAAACCTTTGCTATGACGTCATGCTCAGCTAATGCCCTACACGGATTAAAGATGGCGCCTTCTCATGCGCTGAGGTGCTGTAAACGGGTTATAAACTGGGTACCTGCCGTCTTTATTAATCTGGTGGTCGGATGGTCTTATTACGCCTATgtggtggagctgtgtgtgtgtaagtactCTCACTTTTTTTAAGGATTTTCAGCCGTCGCGGGGTCGTATCCGCACTCGTGTTGACAGTACGGGGCTACCAACTTTGACAGGCTGCTTGAAGTGAGACTTGAAATCAGACCGCGGacagcagcagtcctctgaTTTCTCCCTAATAAGTCACTTTCTTTAAAACATCTTATTACTACAACATGTGCATACGTCTCACCGATAACATTTTCCATTGATCAGAGAAAACGCTGGCTTCTTCTCTTAACTTTTGTGTTGCGATTAACAGTgttaaacattaaaaagcaGGTTTGTATAACTTTCACAGTTCTCCTCTGGTAAAGTTGTGCAATGTCAAGTGTTAAGTAATAATAAGTTAAACTTTATTCAATTTAGCcgaataaaaatattaataaaaagttAGTTAGTTAAATAATTAGTTAAATTTACTGTGCTTCTGAATTGAGcaagattaattatttttatatagttttctttttcaggtaACCAGAGATCATCGACAGTACTTGTAGGAAGACAGATAAAATAATATCTGTTACTATGTCCATAGTTGTTTATTTGTAAATTCATTAAAAGTGATAACCACTGATGCTTTTGTTGTTCTTGCAGGAAATGCCTGTCAAATGGAGTAAATTATCCATAAGCTAAGGAACAAAAAGCACTGAATACTAATTAATATTCATTGACAGACATCACACAagattttttaaattgtaaaagATAGGGTTTATTGTTATTTGCAATAGTTTTATTATCTTTAAGCACATTCACTTTAAATTCACTAACTTTATCTCCTAATCAACTATGATAATTAtatgtacataaaaaaaactgctccaaATTTTAACAAACTATGTCAATTTAGTCCAGTTTGTTAAAAGCTGagtatttatttaactttttattgcTAAGTTGTGAGTGCAGTGACATGCATTTCCCCAACTCTCAGTGACCTTTCGTACAGTTTGTGTCAGGCCTGAGCTGATGAGAACAATCTGTAGTCGTACTGTAGTTacgtctgcagctcagctgctgtGGTCAGGACCGGGACATCCCTGCTGCCCAAACAAAGCTCTCTGTCAATGGTGGATCTCCGCTGGCCGTGCCAGGCTGCTGCCGCAtggtgcgagagagagagagagcgcccgtgtgtgcgtttgtgtgtctgtgtgtactcGAGTCTGAGGACATTCATTACTGTTCTCTAATATATTTTCTCTCTTCCCCATGCAGACACAATCACAAGTAATGCAGAACGAAGTACGTGGtcccacaaacacactgttCCTTTCTCCATTTACTTATCAAATCATTGTAGTCGTTTCATTTTACTTGCTCTTCAGAAATAGCACGTTACATTAACTTAGATCCTCTTCCACTCTTTGCTCCAACAGTTTGCTATTTGATCATCTTTCATATTGCCCTCTTCCTGTTTATATGGGCGTACTGGAAAACCATCTGGTCAAAACCAGCCAGCCCTTCAAAAGCAGTAAGTGTGCATTTGTGCACGTcttattttgtgttcagtgtttgGATTTAAAATGACTTTAGCCTGATGTTTCCCTGCAGTTCGTTCTGCCCAGAGCAGAAAAGGAACTGTACGAACAAGAGGAGCGAGCCCAGGTACAGCAGGAGATCCTCAAGAAAGTGGCCAAGAATTTACCGATTTACACAcgcacagctggaggaggtgagtcTGTCATCACAGCATCGTTACCctttattacaaaaacactgaatcaggggcgtcaaactcattttagtccCGTTCTCTCCCGGCGGGCCGAGCCAGTGAAAAAGCAGAACAGTGTTCACGGTAATTCCGGTTTGTCACATAGCCACTCTGAAGATGCTGCTTTGAAGAGactataaaaaaacaaaccctctgAAACACTATtcctctgtaaaaaaaaaaaaaaaagagaagttcTCTCTTATTTTAAGCAGCTGACATGAGATTGCATAAATGTGTTGCTACACCGTCTTCCCCTTTTGAGCAGAAGTGACAGGCTGCCGTTTCCCCTGCTAATGAATATCACACTCGCCTGTCCTGTGTTTACGGAAAAGGGCGCGTGAGGAGTGTTAATTGGCCTCAGGTGCTTGCAGTTTCCTCCACGGGGTGCAGCCAGTTCGTGGGCTAATCAACAATCCTCACGTCACCCACCGAGCTCCGCTGAGATGCCCGAATGGAGGAGAAACTGTTTAAAGATTTAAAAGGGATTCAAACACACGAATGAAAAAGCTggagaggaaaaatgaaaataaaggagcagagggTGAAACCAACAAACATTGAGGTCCagtttattttcaacatttttattgttcttcttgttttggTTCCTTTTTCATCTCCTCGGCTGGTCctgaaaaaaactttatttcacatttcatttatttacccCCTCGTTCACAAACGTTCTATATAACAGACGACGTTGTGTCACACTGGACTTCATCCCTTTCTCCTCACAGCCGTCCGATACTGTGACATCTGCCAGGTGATCAAGCCTGACCGCTGCCATCACTGCTCAACATGTGAGATGTGAGTGGATGTGCTGTTATTGTAACGATCAGTTCAAATGAACCTTTACAGGTTTCTGTAGAGCTGAATAAAGTCGCCCTGATCTGTTTTTGATGTACATGTTAAAGTGGATGAAGTGACAgtgatttgtgttttcctttctcatAATCTGAAGGTGTGTGCTAAAAATGGACCATCACTGCCCCTGGTAGGAGCTGTTTCATacctttcttttcctttttcttgtcTGTGCTTCTCTTGATTTAAAAGTTACCACTAAAAAGCCTTGTGTGCTGTTGGGTGGATTTATCTGGAGTTCATTCATACATTTAATCAGTTACTTTAATGAGTTGTAACTTGTTGCTCTCGCTCTTGCTGCACCTGATAAACAGATGAAACTGATTTAACGGTGACCTTCCTTTactttctgcttcctgctctgtttCAGGGTCAATAACTGTGTGGGGTTTTCAAACTACAAGtactttgttctgtttctgGCCTACGCGTCGCTCTACTGTTTAGTCATTTGTGCAACGGTTGTCCAGTATTTCATCAAGTTCTGGACCGTAAGTACATAAACCTTCCTCTCAGTATTAACATGATTTCACCAACTGCTCTTCCTAAAACTGTCACCGTGGCGTGAGTGTGTCATGTGGTCGCTTATCAGAGGATCCACCTTAGTGCTCACTTGACACCAGACAGTGTTCTCTAGCCCAGAGTCCGGCAGTGAGTTAGCAtaatttttattgcaaaataCGCGAAGAcagcagtgggcggggccgtCCCGCGATTTTGAAATATCCATCAGACAGATGCAACAATAAAATCAACTTGGACTCGCCTTTTGAGCCAAGATGACCTTAAATGCTTTCCTCCAGACTGATAAGGCCACCGCTAATGCCTCGTTCATGTTTCCCTTTGCTCCGTGAAGAAACAGGAACCCAACACACACGCCAAATTCCACatcctgttcctgttttttgTGGCGGCCCTGTTCTTCATCAGCGTGGTGTCGCTCCTCAGCTACCACCTGTGGCTGGTGGGGAAGAACAGAACCACCATCGGTAACAAGAACTGCACCGGCGATGCCGTTTAACTTGTCTGTGTGTTACCAGGAAACAGCCAGTCACCAGGTAAATTCTCTTTCAGAGGCGTTCAGGGCCCCCGTCTTCGCAAACGGACCCGACAAGAACGGCTTTTCTCTGGGCTTCAGCCGGAATGTAGCCGAGGTGTTTGGAGACCAGGCCAAGCACTGGTTCTTCCCTGTTTTCTCAGCGTGAGTCAGTTATCCTTGATATTAGATCGATTTGGATGAACTGCGAAACATCTACTGTGTCTCTCATACACGTGagatcctgtgttttttttttttttccccccagtctGGGAGACGGACACTCCTTTGTCACCAGATTGGTGCACATAGATCCTGAACAAGCAAACAGCGTGCTCCAACAAAATGGCAAAAGGTTGTCAAatataaatctgttttttttttttttttttcccccagaatCCTTCTAGTTTGGTCTGCTGTGTGTTGATCTTCGCTGGAACTCTGTTCTCTTTTCGCAGCCCTGCTGATGGAGAGGCCAACTCCTGTGTGATCGCTAACAACGTGCAACACACGGAGGAGCTCAGCAAAGAAAAGACTGGTGTGTTGCAGCCTTTTCTGGCACCcctgtgtattttattttattttttttgtgactgacCCCAGTTGTTCATAACCATACCGTGTCCTTTCAGACGGCGAACACACCGTCTCTGTATCCGTGGAGAGCGAGCCATAGAGGGTAAGAGGACACGTTTCCTTCCCCCGCCGCTTCGTCCCGCTCCCGTGTTAATCCCTGCTCCGTCGGCGGCGGCAGGTCGCAGAAACACCCGCAGGCCACGTATGACGCCTTATACAAGCAGCGCCGCCGCAGGAGCCGTCCTCCACTCTCATTCCACGCTCCGGGAAGAGCCTCCAACCAGCTGTTTCTGTTGCGCCGAGCGGTCCACCCATCCTCCCTCCCATGTCATATTGACAGAGGCTGTACAGCGGGCGTGCAGACCGCACCGGTCTGACGCCGAGGGGATTTCGTCTTTGCTGCTTCGCCAAAGACTCTCAAACGTTTACTATAAGGCTCCGTCGGCCAGTTTTCCGTCTGTATTGTTTTTGTCAAGACACAATAACCACTTTACACACTTGAGGAAATTCAACCTTTTATCAGTATTAATCGAATGTTTAACGATCGCAGCTGGAAGCGGGTTCTGTTTGTGGAGCTGAGGAAGTCAGATTTACACGTTTAACACAAAAAGGTGAGACCCTTCCTCTGCTGTCGGCAT
Proteins encoded in this region:
- the LOC115395858 gene encoding palmitoyltransferase ZDHHC20-like, which translates into the protein MAPSHALRCCKRVINWVPAVFINLVVGWSYYAYVVELCVYTITSNAERICYLIIFHIALFLFIWAYWKTIWSKPASPSKAFVLPRAEKELYEQEERAQVQQEILKKVAKNLPIYTRTAGGAVRYCDICQVIKPDRCHHCSTCEMCVLKMDHHCPWVNNCVGFSNYKYFVLFLAYASLYCLVICATVVQYFIKFWTKQEPNTHAKFHILFLFFVAALFFISVVSLLSYHLWLVGKNRTTIEAFRAPVFANGPDKNGFSLGFSRNVAEVFGDQAKHWFFPVFSALGDGHSFVTRLVHIDPEQANSVLQQNGKSPADGEANSCVIANNVQHTEELSKEKTDGEHTVSVSVESEP